In Castanea sativa cultivar Marrone di Chiusa Pesio chromosome 6, ASM4071231v1, a single window of DNA contains:
- the LOC142638015 gene encoding uncharacterized protein LOC142638015 yields the protein MEIISRFGLLIILLLFLSGATTSSSKKDTKSCYNQNSPCRFKKITCPDECPTSSPTDPKAKVCYVDCNSPICKAACKHRKPNCNAPGAGCYDPRFIGGDGIVFYFHGKSNENFSLVSDLNLQINARFTGLRPAGRSRDYTWIQALGVLFDTKTFSLEAIKTATWDEKVDHLKFSYNGKDLVIPEGHLSAWKSPENDLIVERTSNKNSVVVTLPEVAEMSVNVVPVTKEDDRIHNYQIPSDDCFAHLEVQFRFYGLSSKVEGVLGRTYQPDFKNPAKPGVAMPVVGGEDKYRTTSLVSADCSSCVFSPAGVVDQKDSLVMEYGMLDCTGGATGGNGIVCRK from the exons ATGGAGATAATAAGCAGGTTTGGTTTATTGATCATTCTGCTACTCTTTCTATCTGGCGCTACAACCAGTAGTTCCAAAAAAGATACGAAGTCCTGCTACAACCAAAACAGCCCATGCAGATTCAAAAAGATAACATGCCCAGACGAATGCCCAACATCATCACCAACAGACCCGAAAGCTAAAGTTTGCTATGTCGACTGTAATTCACCCATATGCAAAGCTGCGTGCAAAC ATCGCAAACCAAACTGCAATGCGCCGGGGGCAGGATGCTATGATCCCCGCTTCATTGGTGGAGATGGCATCGTTTTCTACTTCCATGGCAAGAGCAACGAGAATTTTAGCTTAGTTTCTGATCTCAATCTCCAAATCAACGCCCGCTTCACTGGCCTTCGTCCAGCAGGCCGAAGCAGAGACTATACTtggattcaagcccttggtgtCCTCTTTGACACCAAAACTTTCTCACTTGAGGCCATCAAAACAGCAACATGGGATGAAAAAGTTGATCATTTGAAATTCTCTTATAATGGGAAGGACTTAGTCATACCAGAAGGCCATCTCTCTGCATGGAAAAGCCCCGAAAATGACCTTATAGTGGAGAGAACATCAAACAAGAATAGTGTCGTAGTCACTCTCCCAGAAGTCGCTGAGATGTCGGTCAATGTGGTGCCTGTGACAAAGGAAGATGATAGAATTCACAACTATCAGATACCTTCTGATGACTGTTTTGCTCACTTGGAGGTGCAGTTCAGATTCTACGGCCTATCCTCGAAAGTTGAAGGAGTGCTTGGCAGGACTTACCAGCCAGATTTCAAGAATCCAGCAAAGCCAGGAGTGGCAATGCCTGTAGTGGGAGGTGAAGACAAGTACAGAACTACATCACTTGTCTCTGCAGATTGCAGTTCTTGTGTATTCTCTCCAGCTGGAGTTGTGGACCAAAAGGACTCATTAGTGATGGAGTATGGCATGCTAGACTGCACTGGTGGAGCTACCGGTGGGAATGGGATAGTTTGTAGGAAATAG